In a single window of the Anaerocolumna cellulosilytica genome:
- a CDS encoding MATE family efflux transporter yields the protein MAKLMRMTEGSIPKQLITYAIPLILGNIFQLTYNVVDSVIVGRFIGKEALAAVGTANPIMNIFILGISGICIGASVIMGRFYGAKKEDMLKKEMATIAVLGVYFSLLVVIMGMITAGGLLRILKVPEDIMSMSTIYLRLIFLGMPFTYFYNAVSSALKSVGDSKTPLKFLVFAAVLNGVLDIIFVGYLGFGIICSAMTTVIAQAVSAILCIVYVYRKIPILKLYPSEFKIDKGLLKETLKYGSVTALQQACQPIGKLMIQGAVNTMGIDVIAAFNAVSKIDDYAFTPEQNISHAMTTFIAQNNGAGKTERINKGFRTGMFIELVYGISICLVVLWLCNPIMELFVGKSSRSVIAEGSRYLSLMALFYIFPGFTNGMQGYFRGMGRMQITLVGTIVQTSLRVLFTFLLSGTLGIQGIAYACAIGWSVMLLVEGSYYGKMNREHTHRG from the coding sequence ATGGCTAAGTTAATGAGAATGACAGAAGGAAGCATTCCAAAACAATTAATTACCTATGCGATACCTTTAATCCTTGGTAACATTTTTCAATTAACATACAATGTAGTGGATTCGGTGATAGTAGGACGATTTATCGGAAAAGAAGCCCTGGCAGCTGTAGGAACAGCCAACCCTATCATGAATATTTTTATTCTTGGCATATCCGGTATTTGTATCGGCGCCTCTGTTATTATGGGGCGATTTTATGGAGCAAAAAAAGAGGATATGTTAAAAAAAGAAATGGCTACCATAGCGGTTCTTGGTGTCTACTTTTCACTGTTAGTAGTTATAATGGGAATGATAACAGCAGGCGGCCTATTAAGAATCTTAAAAGTTCCGGAAGACATTATGTCTATGTCCACCATATATTTAAGACTCATCTTTTTAGGCATGCCTTTTACTTACTTCTACAATGCGGTATCCTCCGCTTTAAAAAGTGTGGGTGATTCAAAAACACCTCTAAAATTTTTAGTATTTGCAGCAGTGTTAAATGGAGTGCTTGATATTATATTCGTGGGCTACTTAGGTTTTGGTATAATCTGTTCGGCTATGACCACGGTGATTGCCCAGGCAGTTTCTGCAATTCTGTGTATTGTATATGTTTATCGCAAAATTCCGATATTAAAACTATATCCGTCAGAATTTAAAATAGATAAGGGACTCCTTAAGGAAACTTTAAAATACGGCAGCGTTACTGCGTTACAACAAGCTTGTCAACCAATCGGAAAGCTTATGATACAGGGTGCTGTAAACACTATGGGAATCGATGTGATTGCAGCTTTTAATGCGGTTAGTAAAATTGATGATTATGCATTTACTCCAGAGCAGAATATTTCCCATGCTATGACTACTTTTATTGCGCAAAATAATGGTGCAGGGAAGACAGAAAGGATAAACAAGGGATTTCGTACCGGTATGTTTATCGAGTTGGTCTATGGAATTAGTATATGTCTGGTGGTTTTATGGCTGTGTAATCCTATAATGGAGCTTTTTGTAGGAAAGTCATCCAGGTCGGTTATTGCAGAGGGTAGCCGCTATTTATCCTTGATGGCATTGTTTTATATATTTCCGGGTTTTACGAATGGAATGCAGGGGTATTTTAGGGGCATGGGACGAATGCAGATAACTTTAGTTGGTACGATAGTTCAGACTAGCCTTCGGGTATTGTTTACTTTTTTGCTATCCGGTACGTTAGGAATACAGGGAATCGCCTATGCCTGCGCCATTGGATGGAGTGTTATGCTGCTTGTAGAGGGGAGTTATTACGGGAAAATGAACCGGGAGCATACGCATAGAGGATAA
- a CDS encoding N-acetyltransferase has product MIRKLVAQDIKAVMDIWISTNITAHDFIAEDYWKKNYDIVEKEYLPAADTYVYEEGQQIKGFISIINEVFIGGLFVDENSQGQGIGKALLNYAKEQYNELELCAYADNQKAVDFYKHCGFIITEQQPNEDSGYPEYTMKWKKE; this is encoded by the coding sequence ATGATAAGAAAATTAGTTGCACAAGATATAAAAGCTGTTATGGATATCTGGATAAGTACCAATATAACAGCCCATGATTTTATCGCGGAGGATTATTGGAAGAAAAATTATGACATAGTAGAAAAAGAATATCTGCCCGCAGCAGATACTTATGTATATGAAGAGGGTCAGCAGATAAAAGGATTTATCAGTATAATAAATGAAGTTTTTATCGGAGGCTTGTTTGTTGACGAGAATAGTCAAGGGCAGGGGATTGGTAAAGCTTTATTAAATTATGCGAAAGAACAGTATAACGAGCTGGAGTTATGTGCCTATGCAGATAACCAAAAGGCAGTTGACTTTTATAAGCACTGCGGCTTTATCATTACAGAACAACAGCCAAATGAAGATTCAGGTTATCCGGAATATACTATGAAGTGGAAAAAAGAATAA
- the ymfI gene encoding elongation factor P 5-aminopentanone reductase gives MSAKTVLITGASRGIGKAIALKFAKEGYNLVITCREQETELNKTKAELESLGVNCLTYLGDMGSYEVVQELFAAARNQFGTIDVLINNAGISHIGLFTDMNFKDWNEILNTNLTSVFNCCHLAIPGMIAVQKGKIINISSVWGITGASCEVAYSATKGGINAFTKALAKELAPSNIQVNAIACGAIDTQMNQFLEKDEMDALIESIPANRLGKTAEVAELVFQLASGNDYLNGQVIPLDGAWI, from the coding sequence ATGAGTGCCAAAACTGTATTAATAACAGGAGCTTCCCGAGGTATCGGCAAAGCCATTGCTTTAAAATTTGCTAAAGAAGGTTACAATCTGGTTATTACCTGTCGTGAACAAGAAACTGAATTAAATAAAACAAAAGCTGAGCTTGAAAGCCTTGGAGTAAATTGTCTTACCTATCTTGGTGATATGGGAAGCTATGAAGTGGTTCAGGAGCTGTTCGCTGCTGCCAGAAACCAATTCGGAACCATTGACGTTCTGATTAATAATGCCGGAATCTCTCATATAGGATTATTCACCGATATGAATTTTAAAGATTGGAACGAGATATTAAACACGAATTTAACTTCTGTCTTTAATTGCTGCCACCTTGCCATTCCTGGCATGATAGCTGTACAAAAGGGCAAAATTATTAATATATCCTCTGTATGGGGCATAACCGGTGCTTCCTGCGAAGTTGCCTATTCTGCTACCAAGGGAGGAATCAACGCATTTACTAAGGCTCTTGCCAAGGAACTGGCTCCTAGTAACATTCAGGTAAATGCAATTGCCTGTGGAGCCATTGATACCCAGATGAACCAGTTCCTTGAAAAAGATGAGATGGATGCCCTGATTGAAAGTATCCCTGCAAACCGCCTTGGCAAAACAGCGGAAGTGGCAGAGCTTGTATTCCAGCTTGCCTCTGGAAATGATTATCTCAATGGTCAGGTTATACCCTTAGACGGCGCCTGGATATAG
- a CDS encoding YitT family protein, translating to MENLTTKSKVTHYILIIVGTFLMAASINLVYEPLEMVTGGITGLAIVIKKVSSMWIEDGIPIWLSNILLNVPLFIAAILVRGKTFLKNTFFATISLSVALYLIPTVDIVYQDYLLASVFGGVIGGAGIGMVFIVHASTGGTDLLAMLIHKYKPYYTVPQILTVVDGVIVLAGVISFGLTKALYAIIAVYIAAKISDSIMEGLKFAKMAYIISDNYNEIAQHIMAELDRGVTGVSATGMYSNQDKKMLFCVVSKKEIVELTEIVAKVDPKAFIIVSDAREVMGEGFREYRQ from the coding sequence ATGGAGAATTTAACAACCAAATCAAAAGTAACACACTACATTCTGATTATAGTAGGTACGTTTTTAATGGCTGCCTCCATAAATTTAGTATATGAACCCTTAGAAATGGTAACGGGAGGGATTACAGGCCTTGCCATTGTCATTAAAAAGGTGTCTAGTATGTGGATTGAAGACGGTATTCCTATCTGGTTGTCTAACATACTATTGAATGTTCCGTTATTCATAGCTGCCATTCTTGTCAGAGGAAAAACGTTTCTTAAAAATACATTCTTCGCAACAATCAGCTTGTCAGTTGCATTATATTTAATTCCTACGGTAGACATAGTATACCAGGATTATCTGTTAGCTTCTGTTTTTGGCGGAGTAATAGGTGGTGCCGGAATCGGCATGGTATTTATTGTTCATGCATCAACCGGAGGCACCGATTTACTTGCTATGTTAATTCATAAATATAAGCCTTATTATACAGTTCCACAGATTCTTACAGTTGTAGACGGAGTAATCGTCCTTGCCGGTGTTATAAGCTTTGGTCTTACAAAAGCCTTATATGCAATTATAGCAGTTTATATAGCTGCAAAGATTTCTGACAGTATAATGGAAGGTTTAAAATTTGCTAAAATGGCGTATATTATATCTGACAATTATAATGAAATTGCCCAGCATATTATGGCAGAGTTAGATAGAGGTGTCACGGGTGTATCAGCGACGGGAATGTATTCCAACCAAGATAAAAAAATGTTGTTTTGTGTTGTTTCTAAAAAGGAAATTGTTGAATTAACCGAGATTGTAGCCAAGGTTGACCCTAAAGCGTTCATCATTGTAAGTGATGCCAGAGAGGTTATGGGAGAGGGGTTTAGAGAATATAGACAGTAA
- a CDS encoding ABC transporter ATP-binding protein has translation MASLSLKNINKTYPNGFVAVKDFNLEIADKEFIIFVGPSGCGKSTTLRMIAGLEEITAGELWIGDKLVNDVEPKDRDIAMVFQNYALYPHMSVYDNMAFGLKLRKTPKDQIDKLVHEAAKILDIEHLLDRKPKALSGGQRQRVAMGRAIVRNPKVFLMDEPLSNLDAKLRVQMRIEISKLHQNLQTTIIYVTHDQTEAMTLGTRIVVMKDGVVQQVDSPQNLYNMPNNLFVATFIGSPQMNIIESTVVRNGSSVSLQFGSNSIKLPEAKAKKLIDGGYEGKQVMLGIRPEDVKDEEVFINNSPDSIIEATVRVYELLGAEVYLYFAVDQYDITARVNPRTTARPGDTIKIAFDLARLHVFDKETEQVILH, from the coding sequence ATGGCAAGTTTATCTTTAAAAAATATCAACAAAACATATCCTAATGGTTTTGTGGCTGTTAAAGATTTTAACCTTGAAATAGCGGATAAGGAATTTATCATCTTCGTTGGACCATCTGGTTGTGGTAAATCAACAACATTACGTATGATAGCAGGTCTGGAAGAAATAACAGCAGGTGAATTATGGATCGGTGATAAATTAGTTAATGACGTAGAACCTAAAGACAGAGATATTGCGATGGTCTTCCAGAACTACGCATTATATCCTCATATGTCCGTTTATGATAATATGGCTTTTGGTCTTAAGTTAAGAAAGACTCCAAAAGATCAGATTGATAAATTAGTACATGAAGCAGCAAAAATCCTTGACATTGAGCATCTATTAGACCGTAAGCCTAAGGCTTTATCCGGTGGTCAGAGACAGCGTGTTGCCATGGGTCGTGCTATCGTTCGTAATCCTAAGGTATTCCTTATGGATGAACCTTTATCAAACTTGGATGCAAAATTAAGGGTACAGATGCGTATCGAAATCTCCAAGTTACACCAGAATTTACAGACAACAATCATCTACGTAACACATGATCAGACAGAAGCTATGACACTTGGTACAAGAATCGTAGTTATGAAAGACGGTGTTGTACAGCAGGTTGATTCTCCTCAGAACCTTTACAATATGCCAAATAATTTATTTGTTGCTACTTTTATCGGTTCCCCTCAGATGAATATTATTGAATCTACTGTAGTAAGAAACGGTTCTTCTGTTTCCTTACAGTTTGGATCAAATTCAATTAAATTACCTGAAGCAAAAGCTAAGAAATTAATCGATGGCGGTTATGAAGGTAAACAGGTTATGTTAGGAATTCGTCCGGAAGATGTAAAAGATGAAGAAGTATTCATCAACAACTCTCCTGACAGTATTATCGAAGCAACTGTAAGAGTATACGAATTATTAGGTGCAGAAGTTTATCTGTATTTTGCAGTAGACCAGTATGATATTACTGCAAGAGTAAATCCTCGTACAACTGCAAGACCTGGTGATACAATCAAGATTGCTTTTGATTTAGCAAGACTTCATGTGTTCGATAAAGAAACAGAACAGGTTATCTTACACTAA
- a CDS encoding PucR family transcriptional regulator, producing MISNQILQNTLEGLKAITRVDLCVMDTEGKALATTINNADEYENAVLAFVESPADSQVLQGYQFFKVFDEHQLEYVILAKGDSDDVYMVGKIASFQIQNLLVAYKERYDKDNFIKNLLLDNLLLVDIYNRAKKLHIDTDVRRVVFIIETKNEKDVNALETVRGLFSGKTKDFITAVDEKNIILVKELKPNENYDDMHKTARVILDMLNTEAMTKVHVAFGTIVNEIKDVSRSYKEAKMALDVGKIFYSGRNVVAYSNLGIGRLIYQLPMPLCKMFIKEIFDGKSPDEFDEETLTTINKFFENSLNVSETSRQLYIHRNTLVYRLDKLQKSTNLDLRVFEDAITFKIALMVVKYMKYMETLEY from the coding sequence ATGATATCCAATCAAATACTACAGAATACCCTTGAAGGCTTAAAAGCCATAACCAGAGTAGACCTTTGTGTTATGGATACAGAAGGGAAGGCTTTGGCAACGACCATAAACAATGCAGATGAATATGAGAACGCCGTACTAGCTTTCGTAGAATCCCCTGCTGACAGTCAGGTGTTGCAGGGCTACCAGTTTTTCAAGGTATTTGATGAGCACCAGCTGGAGTACGTAATTCTTGCAAAGGGTGACAGTGATGATGTATATATGGTGGGCAAGATTGCATCCTTCCAGATACAGAATCTGTTGGTAGCTTACAAAGAAAGATATGATAAGGATAACTTCATTAAAAACCTGTTGTTAGATAACCTATTGCTGGTAGATATTTATAACCGCGCTAAAAAGCTTCACATTGATACGGATGTAAGAAGAGTTGTATTTATCATTGAAACAAAGAATGAAAAAGATGTGAATGCATTAGAAACCGTTAGGGGATTATTTTCCGGAAAAACCAAGGATTTTATTACAGCGGTAGATGAAAAGAATATTATTCTTGTAAAAGAATTAAAACCGAATGAAAATTATGATGATATGCATAAAACGGCAAGAGTTATCTTAGATATGCTTAACACAGAGGCAATGACAAAAGTCCATGTAGCATTTGGTACAATTGTAAATGAAATCAAAGATGTGTCCAGATCTTATAAAGAAGCGAAAATGGCTCTTGATGTAGGAAAAATCTTCTATAGCGGTCGTAATGTTGTAGCTTATAGTAATTTAGGAATCGGACGTTTGATTTATCAGTTGCCTATGCCTTTGTGTAAAATGTTTATTAAAGAAATTTTTGATGGTAAATCACCGGATGAATTCGATGAAGAAACATTAACCACTATCAATAAATTCTTTGAAAACAGCTTAAATGTATCTGAAACCTCCAGACAGCTATATATCCACAGAAATACACTGGTTTACCGTCTGGACAAATTACAAAAGAGTACGAACTTGGATTTAAGAGTATTTGAAGATGCTATTACCTTTAAGATTGCATTAATGGTAGTGAAATATATGAAATATATGGAGACATTGGAGTATTAA
- the ftsE gene encoding cell division ATP-binding protein FtsE, with protein MAYDMNKHLNEINAPVIVFENVSKAYQKGTPAISNINLQIRKGEFVFIVGSSGSGKSTMIKLMLKEIEPTNGKVYVNYKDLSRLRRGQVAKYRRSLGVVFQNFRLLKDRNVYENVAFAQRVIETPNRIIRRQVPAILSVMGLSDKHKSLPSELSGGEQQRVALARALVNNPIILLADEPTGNLDPKNSWEIMRLLEEINKRGTTVVVVTHNSDIVDKMQKRVITMNKGILISDEQKGGYTRAH; from the coding sequence ATGGCATATGATATGAACAAACATTTGAATGAAATCAATGCACCTGTCATTGTATTCGAAAATGTGTCGAAAGCATATCAGAAAGGAACCCCTGCAATCAGCAATATTAATCTACAGATTCGAAAAGGAGAATTTGTATTTATTGTTGGCAGCAGCGGTTCCGGCAAATCCACCATGATAAAACTGATGTTAAAAGAAATTGAGCCAACTAACGGCAAGGTCTATGTCAATTATAAAGATTTGTCCAGACTTCGCCGTGGACAAGTGGCGAAATACCGCAGAAGCTTAGGAGTAGTGTTTCAGAATTTTAGGCTGTTAAAAGACCGGAATGTATATGAGAATGTAGCCTTTGCTCAAAGAGTTATTGAGACCCCAAACAGGATTATAAGAAGGCAGGTGCCGGCAATATTATCTGTTATGGGGCTTTCTGATAAGCACAAGTCTCTGCCTAGTGAATTATCCGGCGGAGAACAGCAAAGGGTTGCACTTGCCAGAGCCCTTGTAAATAATCCGATTATTTTATTAGCAGATGAGCCTACCGGCAATCTGGATCCTAAAAATTCCTGGGAGATTATGCGGCTTTTAGAGGAAATTAACAAAAGGGGGACTACAGTGGTGGTAGTTACCCATAACAGTGATATTGTGGATAAGATGCAGAAGAGAGTGATTACAATGAACAAAGGCATATTAATCAGTGATGAACAAAAAGGTGGGTATACCCGTGCGCATTAG
- the ftsX gene encoding permease-like cell division protein FtsX: protein MRISTFYYSLKQGFKNIRRNRMFSLASIGTITACLFLFGIFYFVVSNFQYMIKTAETSVGVTVFFDKGINEDQIKKIGEEIKRRDEVNAMEYTSAEETWKNYKEKYLSKELAETFGDDNPLEDSASYTVYLKEVSSQAELVKYIEGMDGVRQVNHSDSVADTFKNFNALVGYVSAAIIIILLAVAIFLISTTVTMGISVRREEISIMKLIGATDTFIKSPFIVEGVIIGVMGAIVPLVVLYFMYDKLISYITERYINQFYAFQFLEPQIVFRTLIPSSLLIGIGIGFIGSYMTVRRHLRHRE, encoded by the coding sequence GTGCGCATTAGTACTTTTTATTATAGTCTGAAGCAGGGGTTTAAGAATATACGGCGTAACCGGATGTTTTCCCTAGCTTCTATCGGAACAATAACTGCATGTTTATTTTTATTTGGCATATTTTATTTTGTTGTATCAAATTTTCAGTATATGATAAAAACAGCCGAGACTTCCGTAGGGGTAACGGTTTTTTTTGACAAGGGAATCAACGAGGATCAAATTAAAAAAATAGGTGAAGAAATAAAGCGTCGCGATGAGGTAAATGCTATGGAATATACCTCGGCGGAAGAGACCTGGAAGAATTACAAGGAAAAATATCTAAGTAAAGAGCTTGCAGAGACCTTTGGAGATGATAATCCCTTAGAGGATTCCGCTTCTTATACGGTATACTTAAAAGAAGTTTCCTCGCAGGCAGAATTAGTGAAGTACATAGAGGGAATGGATGGAGTGAGGCAGGTAAACCATTCAGACTCCGTAGCAGATACCTTTAAAAACTTTAATGCTTTGGTAGGATATGTTTCTGCCGCAATTATTATCATACTTTTGGCAGTAGCTATATTTCTTATCAGCACAACAGTCACCATGGGTATCTCTGTAAGAAGAGAAGAAATTTCCATAATGAAGTTAATCGGTGCAACCGATACATTTATTAAGTCGCCATTTATAGTAGAGGGTGTAATTATCGGAGTAATGGGAGCAATTGTACCTTTGGTAGTATTATATTTCATGTATGATAAACTAATATCATATATTACTGAAAGATATATTAATCAATTTTATGCATTTCAATTCTTAGAGCCCCAAATTGTATTTCGTACCTTAATACCTTCGTCACTGCTAATTGGCATAGGTATTGGCTTTATCGGAAGCTATATGACCGTTAGAAGACACTTAAGGCACAGGGAATAG
- a CDS encoding murein hydrolase activator EnvC family protein gives MEKNWKNFLKTWFRTCSTFLKRVGNRQKGILVALAVTMLVGYPYLHSFATEIDQAKEEKSNLEKKKQETELRLAELEKEKGDILNYIEKLDKELENLAEEVYTLNKDIEATNEDLKVAKEELELAKLTEENQYSTMKKRIQYMYENGQTDYFELILKSDNLSEMLNQIEYMSKITQYDNNLLGEYKELKQDVINKEQKLEAKIEELNGLKEELTYEQDTITRLVKDKNAEVVKYEASIDETESLSAEYSSKLAEQEQVIEDLLEAERKRIEEEERKKEEERKRKEEERKRQEEERKKQEQEKNNQGQEQNGGDTSSTEEPSNEEPADNSDNTSTTSFAWPVPASRRITSYFGNRNQPTAGASTYHKGIDIGASTGTEIVAAASGTVVTAAHSSSAGNYIMISHGNSTFTVYMHCSKLLVSVGQQVNQGETIALVGSTGVSTGPHLHFGVSVNGGYVNPLNYVSN, from the coding sequence ATGGAGAAAAACTGGAAGAACTTTTTGAAAACGTGGTTTAGAACGTGCAGTACCTTCTTAAAAAGGGTGGGTAACCGACAAAAGGGTATACTTGTTGCCCTTGCGGTCACCATGTTGGTGGGTTATCCATATCTTCATTCCTTTGCAACCGAGATAGATCAGGCAAAGGAAGAAAAATCTAACCTTGAAAAAAAGAAACAAGAAACAGAATTACGATTAGCGGAATTAGAAAAAGAAAAAGGTGATATACTTAATTATATAGAAAAACTAGATAAGGAATTAGAAAACCTTGCTGAAGAAGTATATACTCTGAATAAGGATATCGAAGCAACCAATGAAGATTTGAAGGTGGCAAAAGAGGAACTTGAATTAGCGAAACTGACAGAAGAGAACCAGTATTCCACCATGAAAAAACGGATACAATATATGTATGAGAACGGGCAGACTGATTATTTTGAACTGATTCTAAAATCAGATAATTTGTCCGAGATGCTAAATCAGATTGAGTATATGTCTAAAATAACCCAGTATGATAACAATCTGTTAGGTGAATATAAAGAACTCAAACAGGATGTTATTAATAAAGAACAGAAGCTTGAGGCTAAGATTGAAGAATTAAATGGCTTAAAAGAAGAACTTACCTATGAGCAGGATACCATAACCCGCCTTGTAAAAGATAAAAATGCTGAGGTCGTTAAATACGAAGCCAGCATCGACGAGACAGAATCTTTATCCGCAGAATACAGTTCAAAGCTAGCAGAACAGGAACAGGTCATTGAAGATTTGTTAGAAGCAGAACGAAAGCGTATTGAGGAAGAGGAACGAAAGAAAGAAGAAGAACGCAAACGTAAGGAAGAGGAAAGAAAGCGTCAGGAAGAAGAACGAAAGAAACAAGAGCAGGAAAAGAATAACCAGGGACAGGAGCAAAACGGCGGAGATACTTCTTCTACAGAAGAACCCTCCAATGAAGAGCCGGCTGATAACAGTGATAATACATCAACCACCAGTTTTGCATGGCCGGTACCTGCCAGTAGACGCATTACCTCATATTTTGGAAACCGTAATCAACCAACAGCAGGTGCCAGTACATATCACAAAGGGATTGATATCGGTGCAAGTACCGGAACTGAGATAGTGGCAGCTGCGTCTGGAACTGTTGTAACGGCTGCTCATAGTTCATCAGCAGGGAATTATATTATGATATCCCATGGTAACAGTACATTCACGGTTTATATGCATTGTTCTAAACTGCTGGTATCAGTAGGTCAGCAGGTTAACCAGGGTGAAACCATTGCCTTAGTAGGTTCAACGGGAGTGTCAACAGGGCCGCATCTACATTTTGGGGTATCCGTAAACGGTGGTTATGTAAATCCGTTGAATTATGTTAGTAATTAA
- a CDS encoding S41 family peptidase, with protein MKNKFMSGFLSGLAGALFLFTIVLTIYVTQVEGNNNILPQNSNTAKEDIVSASESKEATDKIIEKIHKLEALIDQYYMEDVDDEALAEGIYKGLMQSLKDPYSTYYTKAEYDALMESSSGVYYGIGATVSQNVTTGIISIVKPFLTSPAYEAGLLPGDVVYKVNGEEVTGLDLTEVVSRIKGEEGTKAQVTIIREGEDEPLEFSIPRRKIEVPTIEYEMLEDKIGYIAVTEFDEITAEQFRNALADLESQGQKGLIVDIRNNPGGLLDTVVDMLNRMLPKGLIVYTEDKYGNKDEKFSDAKEKFDKPLAVLINGNSASASEIFAGAIQDYELGTIVGTTSFGKGIVQSIIPLFDGTAIKVTVSKYFTPNGKNIHGIGIEPDVTVELAEGLKQKVVIEKSEDNQLQKAIGIVKEKMNK; from the coding sequence ATGAAAAATAAATTTATGTCAGGCTTTTTATCAGGTCTGGCAGGTGCATTGTTTTTATTTACCATAGTACTTACCATCTATGTTACACAGGTAGAAGGAAATAATAATATACTGCCACAGAATAGCAATACAGCGAAAGAGGATATAGTCTCCGCGTCGGAAAGTAAAGAAGCTACGGATAAAATTATTGAAAAAATTCATAAACTGGAAGCGTTGATTGATCAATATTATATGGAGGATGTAGATGATGAGGCGCTGGCAGAAGGTATTTACAAAGGCCTGATGCAAAGTCTGAAAGACCCATATTCAACCTATTATACCAAAGCAGAATATGATGCCTTAATGGAATCATCAAGCGGTGTATATTATGGAATCGGGGCAACAGTAAGCCAGAATGTAACAACAGGTATCATATCCATAGTAAAACCTTTTCTTACAAGCCCCGCTTATGAAGCTGGATTACTCCCAGGAGATGTTGTTTATAAAGTAAACGGGGAAGAAGTTACGGGACTTGATTTAACAGAGGTAGTCAGCCGTATTAAGGGAGAAGAGGGTACAAAAGCCCAGGTAACAATTATCCGTGAAGGCGAGGACGAACCACTGGAATTCTCCATACCAAGGAGAAAGATAGAAGTCCCGACTATTGAATATGAAATGTTAGAAGATAAAATCGGTTACATTGCCGTAACAGAATTTGATGAAATTACTGCGGAACAGTTTAGAAATGCTCTTGCCGATTTAGAAAGTCAGGGACAAAAAGGGTTAATTGTAGATATCCGTAATAATCCCGGAGGCTTATTAGATACAGTTGTAGATATGTTAAACCGCATGCTGCCCAAAGGACTTATTGTCTATACTGAAGATAAATATGGCAACAAAGATGAAAAATTCTCTGATGCAAAAGAAAAATTTGATAAACCCTTAGCAGTGTTAATCAACGGGAACAGTGCCAGTGCATCTGAAATCTTTGCGGGTGCTATTCAGGATTATGAACTTGGAACGATTGTTGGAACCACCAGCTTTGGTAAAGGGATTGTACAGTCTATCATACCTTTATTTGACGGAACTGCTATAAAAGTAACCGTATCCAAGTACTTTACGCCAAACGGTAAAAATATTCACGGTATCGGTATTGAACCGGATGTAACCGTAGAGCTTGCCGAAGGTTTAAAACAAAAAGTAGTAATTGAAAAAAGTGAAGATAATCAACTTCAAAAAGCAATTGGTATTGTAAAAGAAAAAATGAATAAATAA